A single Comamonas sp. NLF-1-9 DNA region contains:
- a CDS encoding ecotin family protein, whose amino-acid sequence MNCLSKPLQRAAWPCLALLLTACAAQPVPASADLAKELKAFPAALPGHERHVIELPALADESTRKLELIGGKAMTLDCNARGMDGGFQAQDVPGWGYTYWVLKSQGQVRTTMMMCPPGTEKPGFVQAEPLLLRYNSKLPVVVFVPEGMQLRWRVWQAGELQQAPLR is encoded by the coding sequence ATGAACTGTTTATCCAAACCCCTTCAACGCGCAGCCTGGCCGTGTCTGGCGCTGCTGCTCACCGCCTGCGCGGCCCAACCCGTTCCAGCGTCGGCCGATCTCGCCAAGGAACTCAAGGCCTTCCCGGCGGCTTTGCCGGGCCACGAGCGCCATGTGATCGAGCTGCCCGCGCTGGCCGACGAGAGCACGCGCAAGCTGGAGCTGATCGGCGGCAAGGCCATGACGCTGGACTGCAACGCGCGCGGCATGGACGGCGGCTTTCAGGCGCAAGACGTGCCCGGCTGGGGCTATACCTACTGGGTGCTCAAGAGCCAGGGCCAGGTGCGCACGACCATGATGATGTGCCCGCCGGGCACTGAAAAACCGGGCTTCGTGCAGGCCGAGCCGCTGCTGCTGCGCTACAACAGCAAGCTGCCGGTGGTGGTCTTCGTGCCCGAGGGCATGCAACTGCGCTGGCGCGTGTGGCAGGCGGGCGAACTGCAGCAGGCGCCGCTGCGCTGA
- a CDS encoding LemA family protein yields MMMRFFRAFALLMLAGMLTACGYNDFQRLDEASNSAWSEVLNQYQRRADLIDNLVATVKGEANFEQETLTKVIEARAKASSIQLTPELLGNPQALQQFQAAQGELSGALSRLMVTVERYPDLKANKAFADLRVALEGAENRIAVARGRYIDAVREYNVLVRSFPSNLTAKVFDYSAKPNFTVANEAAITSPPKVDFSTQ; encoded by the coding sequence ATGATGATGCGTTTCTTTCGGGCATTTGCCCTGTTGATGCTGGCCGGCATGCTGACGGCCTGCGGCTACAACGATTTCCAGCGGCTCGATGAAGCCAGCAACTCTGCCTGGAGCGAGGTGCTCAACCAGTACCAGCGCCGCGCCGACCTGATCGACAACCTGGTGGCTACCGTCAAGGGCGAGGCCAATTTCGAGCAGGAGACGCTTACCAAGGTAATAGAGGCGCGCGCCAAGGCCTCGAGCATTCAGCTCACGCCCGAACTGCTGGGCAACCCTCAAGCCTTGCAGCAGTTCCAGGCCGCGCAGGGCGAGCTCTCGGGCGCGCTCAGCCGCCTGATGGTCACGGTGGAGCGCTACCCCGATCTCAAGGCCAACAAGGCATTTGCCGATCTGCGCGTGGCGCTCGAAGGCGCAGAAAACCGCATCGCGGTGGCACGCGGGCGCTACATCGATGCGGTCAGGGAGTACAACGTGCTGGTGCGCAGCTTCCCGAGCAATCTCACCGCCAAGGTGTTTGACTACAGCGCCAAGCCCAATTTCACCGTGGCCAACGAGGCGGCGATCACAAGCCCGCCCAAGGTGGATTTCAGCACCCAGTGA
- a CDS encoding YgcG family protein — MPFAHAGHALTAMLLLVCALPLAWAQLLAVPPLTGRVIDQTNTLSASELEDLSGRLEALENAHGAQAVLLLVPSTAPEDIAAYANRVANTWKLGRREVGDGLLLIVAKDDRRMRIEVAKALEGSVPDIAAKRIIDDVLTPAFRQGRFAQGLGDAVERISALIAGEPALAKPGQDGAQAQDDDLATALGLAAVVLALLYFLFGLRLAAIWGVGAAGLLLVSGAPSGENVDLLIGWSAMLFLLTMMWTVLRATRRGSHSAGGAGGFEGDRIRWTGGADSGWGSGSDSGFSSGGGGDFGGGGASGSW, encoded by the coding sequence GTGCCGTTTGCCCATGCTGGACATGCGCTGACAGCTATGCTTTTGCTGGTCTGCGCGCTGCCGCTCGCCTGGGCGCAGCTGCTTGCGGTGCCGCCGCTGACGGGCCGGGTGATAGACCAGACGAATACCTTGTCCGCATCCGAGCTCGAAGATCTCTCCGGCCGGCTGGAGGCGCTGGAAAACGCCCACGGCGCCCAGGCGGTGCTCCTGCTGGTGCCGAGCACCGCCCCCGAGGACATTGCCGCCTACGCCAACCGGGTGGCGAACACCTGGAAGCTCGGGCGCCGCGAGGTGGGCGACGGCCTGCTGCTCATCGTCGCCAAGGACGACAGGCGCATGCGCATCGAAGTGGCCAAGGCGCTGGAGGGCAGCGTTCCCGACATCGCGGCCAAGCGCATCATCGACGATGTCTTGACGCCGGCCTTTCGCCAGGGCCGGTTTGCCCAGGGCCTGGGCGACGCCGTCGAGCGCATTTCGGCGCTGATCGCCGGTGAGCCGGCCCTGGCCAAACCAGGCCAGGACGGCGCCCAGGCCCAGGACGACGACCTTGCGACGGCGCTGGGCCTGGCGGCGGTGGTGCTGGCGCTGCTGTACTTCCTGTTCGGCCTGCGGCTGGCGGCAATCTGGGGCGTGGGCGCTGCGGGACTGCTGCTCGTGAGCGGCGCGCCCAGCGGCGAGAACGTGGACCTGCTGATCGGCTGGAGCGCCATGCTGTTTTTGCTGACCATGATGTGGACCGTGCTGCGCGCGACGCGGCGCGGGTCGCATTCGGCAGGCGGCGCGGGCGGGTTTGAGGGCGATCGCATCCGCTGGACCGGCGGCGCGGACTCGGGCTGGGGCAGCGGCTCGGACAGCGGCTTCAGCTCGGGCGGCGGCGGTGATTTTGGCGGCGGTGGCGCCAGCGGAAGCTGGTGA